A window of Zingiber officinale cultivar Zhangliang chromosome 5A, Zo_v1.1, whole genome shotgun sequence contains these coding sequences:
- the LOC121981952 gene encoding protein JINGUBANG-like gives MREYGDSISSGSGRSGSSNMHSDTLTRPSADEEEELLRQSSSSTSASSAGDYPMAMSSEGSAFAMSPWHQSASADPPDLAGDTPGNGLITSLFREEGHIYSLAAVGDVLYTGSDSKNIRVWKNQKDFAGFKSSSGLVKSIVAAADRIFTGHQDGKIRVWRVSPKNPTVHKRIGNLPRLKDVLRSSLKPSNYIEVRRHRSALWIRHYDAISCLSLDQEQGLLYSGSWDKTFKVWRIADSRCLESVIAHDDAVNSVVAAFGGLVFTGSADGTVKVWRRELLVKSTKHSPVKTLLKRECAVTSLAVSSSSPVVYCGSSDGLVNFWEGEDELAHGGVLGGHKMAVLCLVAAGTLLVSGSADKNICVWRRDGAAHSCLLVLSGHTGPVKCLAVVANGQDKEVEGGGAVRSWIVYSGSLDKSVKVWRVSEQLPDSY, from the coding sequence ATGAGGGAGTACGGCGACAGCATCAGCAGCGGCAGTGGTAGAAGCGGAAGCAGCAACATGCACTCCGATACCCTGACGCGCCCCTCGGCCGACGAGGAGGAGGAGTTACTCCGCCAAAGCAGCTCCTCGACCTCTGCGAGCTCCGCCGGCGACTACCCCATGGCCATGAGCAGCGAGGGCTCCGCTTTCGCCATGTCCCCTTGGCACCAGTCAGCATCGGCTGACCCTCCCGACCTTGCCGGAGATACTCCCGGCAATGGCCTCATCACCTCCCTGTTCCGGGAGGAGGGCCACATCTACTCCCTTGCTGCCGTGGGCGACGTCCTGTACACCGGCTCCGACAGCAAGAACATCCGCGTCTGGAAGAACCAAAAGGACTTCGCCGGGTTCAAGTCCAGCAGCGGCCTCGTCAAGTCCATCGTCGCCGCCGCTGACCGCATCTTTACTGGACACCAGGACGGAAAGATCCGGGTGTGGCGGGTGTCCCCTAAGAATCCGACCGTTCACAAACGGATCGGTAATCTCCCCCGCCTCAAGGACGTTCTCCGGAGCTCGCTGAAGCCTTCCAATTACATCGAAGTCCGCCGCCACCGGAGCGCTCTCTGGATCCGCCACTACGACGCCATCTCCTGCCTCAGTCTCGACCAGGAGCAGGGCCTGCTCTACTCCGGCTCCTGGGACAAGACCTTCAAGGTATGGCGCATCGCCGACTCCCGGTGCCTCGAGTCCGTCATCGCTCACGACGACGCCGTCAATTCCGTGGTGGCCGCCTTCGGCGGGCTCGTCTTCACCGGCTCCGCCGACGGCACCGTGAAGGTGTGGCGGCGGGAGCTGCTAGTGAAGAGCACCAAACATTCACCGGTGAAGACGCTGCTGAAGCGGGAATGCGCCGTGACGTCTCTCGCTGTCAGCTCCTCTTCGCCCGTGGTTTACTGCGGCTCCTCCGACGGACTCGTCAACTTCTGGGAGGGGGAAGATGAGCTGGCGCACGGCGGGGTGCTCGGCGGCCACAAGATGGCGGTGCTCTGCCTCGTGGCGGCAGGGACTCTCCTGGTGAGTGGATCCGCCGACAAGAACATCTGCGTCTGGCGGCGAGACGGCGCTGCGCACAGCTGCCTCTTGGTGCTCAGCGGCCACACGGGGCCGGTGAAGTGCCTTGCGGTAGTTGCTAACGGCCAGGACAAAGAGGTCGAAGGCGGAGGGGCAGTCAGAAGCTGGATCGTGTACAGCGGCAGTTTGGATAAGTCGGTGAAGGTGTGGCGGGTGTCGGAGCAACTGCCAGATAGCTACTGA
- the LOC121981955 gene encoding uncharacterized protein LOC121981955: protein MNLKSKFDLCSSPDCCSWSITTICLQRLVQGKLISTRMTRIALQPPVLSACSIIMSILFAYSASVQLNDPDWYLWLPFYASASFVDLLYVGFAASRRLRQAASLVLWGGVLLLVKVVVEDYVDGCSGLLSLDMRERVVREKLGSGLVVLSMSLQLKVSSNEGEVEERQSSARLAQSGIVALVAVSIGLTLHFFTNVVEHMKKL from the exons ATGAATCTGAAGTCTAAATTTGACTTGTGTTCATCCCCGGATTGTTGTTCTTGGAGTATA ACAACAATTTGCTTGCAGCGACTGGTGCAAGGCAAGCTCATCTCCACGAGAATGACAAGGATCGCCCTGCAGCCTCCCGTTCTCTCCGCTTGCTCTATCATCATGAGCATCCTCTTTGCTTACTCTGCATCTGTTCAGCTTAACGATCCAG ATTGGTATTTGTGGTTGCCTTTCTATGCCTCTGCATCCTTTGTCGATCTCCTTTACGTTGGGTTCGCTGCATCAAGAAGGCTGCGTCAGGCGGCTTCGCTGGTGCTTTGGGGCGGCGTTCTCCTTCTCGTGAAGGTGGTGGTGGAGGATTATGTCGACGGGTGTAGTGGGCTTTTGTCGCTGGACATGCGCGAGAGGGTCGTGAGGGAGAAGCTTGGGAGTGGCCTGGTGGTTTTGTCCATGAGCTTGCAGCTCAAAGTCTCTTCCAACGAGGGCGAGGTAGAAGAAAGGCAAAGCTCAGCGAGACTCGCTCAATCTG GAATTGTAGCCCTTGTGGCAGTCAGCATCGGCCTCACCCTGCACTTCTTCACTAATGTTGTCGAACATATGAAAAAGTTGTGA
- the LOC121981954 gene encoding pentatricopeptide repeat-containing protein At4g02750-like, whose protein sequence is MSYVTLHSSAQLNSVLLHHLRHRRLTNAVEAFRSNSHLTDTTSWNLMLSGYATHGRPQCAHKMFDEMPRRDIVSWNTILSAFRRTGRPLLAFQHFLRMQRAGVSPNGATLATMVAAIPSSNLIPQLHSMAIRAGLTPLNSILGTALVGGYASLEDPVSMRRAFGDIPVKNSVSWTSLISGYMELGMLEDAEHVFETMPVKSVVAWTTMINGCIDNGKLNEARRYFDRMPQRNVITWTSMIKGYQRNEQHAEALNLFIRMRRLSDVFPNQFTYSTVLAACAIGGFLHFGQSIHGQISRSLSQWDVVLSTSLVEMYGKCGDVSYAARSFDSCETRNVASWNSIIGCYAKNGLSTRALEEFQKMIEEGIRPDPITFVCVLTACVHGGLVDEGVHYFDSMERKFCIEPRLEHYGCMVDLLGRSGNIEQAENLIKRMPFEADIAVWGAFLTACGLHSNLEHGLSAVKAMQRLQKDHPIIYSMMLKVYGERGLWTSFDELKGKMQCKRSRKQRALSWIESASTQLQHAQKA, encoded by the coding sequence ATGTCCTATGTTACCCTCCACTCCTCCGCCCAGTTGAACTCCGTCCTGCTCCACCATCTCCGCCACCGCCGGCTGACCAATGCCGTCGAAGCATTCCGCAGCAACTCTCACCTAACAGACACCACCTCGTGGAACCTCATGCTCTCCGGTTACGCCACACACGGTCGCCCCCAATGCGCCCACAAGATGTTCGACGAAATGCCACGCCGAGACATTGTCTCGTGGAACACCATTCTTTCCGCCTTCAGGCGCACCGGGCGTCCATTGCTGGCCTTCCAGCATTTCCTACGGATGCAACGTGCCGGTGTTAGTCCGAATGGGGCAACGCTGGCGACCATGGTTGCGGCCATTCCATCCAGCAACCTCATTCCCCAGCTCCATTCGATGGCTATTCGCGCTGGCCTCACCCCTCTCAATTCCATTCTCGGGACTGCACTAGTTGGTGGCTATGCGAGTCTGGAGGACCCAGTTTCCATGCGTCGAGCATTCGGAGACATTCCGGTCAAGAATTCAGTGTCGTGGACTTCGCTGATCTCAGGATACATGGAGCTTGGAATGCTCGAGGATGCAGAGCACGTGTTCGAGACAATGCCAGTGAAAAGTGTTGTCGCTTGGACTACCATGATCAATGGTTGCATCGACAATGGCAAGCTGAACGAGGCGCGAAGATACTTCGATCGGATGCCGCAGAGGAATGTCATCACGTGGACATCAATGATCAAAGGATACCAGAGAAACGAGCAGCATGCAGAAGCTCTAAATCTGTTCATCCGGATGCGTAGGCTTTCCGATGTCTTCCCAAACCAATTCACATACTCCACGGTGCTCGCTGCCTGCGCCATTGGAGGCTTCCTCCATTTCGGGCAATCAATCCATGGGCAAATCTCGAGATCTTTATCACAGTGGGACGTCGTCTTGTCTACCTCCCTGGTCGAGATGTATGGCAAGTGCGGCGATGTGAGCTATGCGGCTCGATCCTTTGACTCGTGCGAAACCCGAAATGTGGCTTCATGGAACTCCATAATTGGATGCTACGCCAAGAATGGCCTATCTACGAGAGCATTGGAAGAGTTCCAAAAGATGATCGAGGAAGGAATTCGACCTGATCCCATCACCTTTGTCTGCGTGCTAACGGCTTGCGTGCACGGTGGACTAGTAGATGAAGGTGTGCATTACTTCGATTCTATGGAGAGGAAATTTTGCATCGAGCCACGGTTGGAGCATTATGGATGCATGGTGGACTTGCTTGGGCGTTCAGGGAACATTGAGCAAGCAGAGAACCTGATCAAGAGAATGCCTTTCGAAGCCGATATCGCGGTGTGGGGAGCATTTCTCACTGCGTGTGGCTTGCATTCCAATTTGGAGCATGGGCTATCTGCAGTGAAGGCAATGCAAAGATTGCAGAAGGACCATCCAATCATCTACTCAATGATGCTAAAGGTTTACGGAGAAAGAGGCTTATGGACTAGTTTCGATGAGCTGAAGGGGAAGATGCAGTGCAAGAGATCGAGGAAGCAAAGGGCTTTGAGTTGGATCGAGTCTGCTTCCACACAATTGCAGCATGCACAGAAAGCATGA
- the LOC121981953 gene encoding cyclic nucleotide-gated ion channel 1-like isoform X1 has product MAESRSYRPQDSCSEKSWGSEMSLLQSRERNSSSTSVQKGLGWFRNNTLFKYMTNSSVEKPSKTKILDPQGQFLQRWNKIFVITCVIAVSVDPFFFYIPVIKDGNNCLYLHKKIKITASILRSFVDSFYLLRILFQFRTGFIAPSSRIFGRGVLVEDLFAIAKRYLSSYFIIDILSVLPLPQMMILIIMPKLEGIELLNATHALMRIVVLQYIPRLLRIRPLYLEFTRSAGIITETAWAGAAFNLFLYMLASHVLGASWYLLSIEREDACWRKACGRNNGCEIDSLVCRQRNTQSNNFLATDCPINSIQNPPPFDFGIYLPALNNVAQSEKFLEKFFYCFWWGLQNLSSLGQNLKTSTFIWENLFAIFVSTSGLVLFALLIGNMQTYLQSTTLRIEEMRLKRRDAEQWMSHRLLPENLRERIRRHEQYKWQETRGVDEECLIYNLPKDLRRDIKRHLCIALLKRVPMFEIMDDQLMDAMSARLKPVLFTENSCIVREGDPVNEMLFVMRGKLESTTTNGGRTGFFNSDILKAGDFCGDELLTWALDPNIHTSLPISTRTVKTLTDVEAFALLADDLKFVASQFRRLHSKKLQHTFKFHSQQWRTWAACFIQVAWRRYAKKKLEDALHEKEKLLQSVMVSDGAYSSSLGAALYASRFAANMLRGLRRNTSKARPMMFIPKPAEPDFSVEEH; this is encoded by the exons TTACAGGCCTCAGGATTCGTGTTCAGAGAAATCTTGGGGTTCAGAGATGTCTCTTCTGCAAAGCAGAGAAAGAAATTCTAGTTCAACAAGTGTCCAAAAAGGACTTGGTTGGTTTAGAAACAATACTCTCTTTAAATATATGACAAATTCATCTGTGGAGAAGCCTTCCAAAACAAAAATTCTAGATCCTCAAGGACAATTTCTCCAGAGGTGGAATAAAATATTTGTCATAACTTGTGTGATAGCAGTGTCTGTAGACCCCTTCTTCTTCTACATCCCAGTTATTAAAGATGGCAATAATTGCCTTTATTTACATAAGAAGATAAAGATCACTGCGAGTATACTGCGATCTTTCGTAGATAGTTTCTACTTACTCCGTATCTTATTTCAATTTCGAACTGGATTCATCGCTCCTTCATCTAGAATATTTGGACGAGGTGTTTTAGTTGAAGATTTGTTTGCTATTGCCAAGAGATATTTATCATCATATTTCATAATCGACATTCTTTCAGTTCTTCCGCTTCCTCAG ATGATGATCCTGATCATAATGCCCAAGCTTGAAGGAATAGAACTCCTGAATGCCACACATGCATTAATGCGTATAGTTGTATTACAATATATTCCACGACTTCTTAGGATCAGGCCATTGTATCTTGAATTCACTAGGTCTGCTGGTATAATTACAGAGACAGCATGGGCTGGAGCTGCTTTTAACCTTTTCCTTTATATGCTTGCAAGCCAT gTCCTGGGAGCTTCATGGTATTTGCTTTCTATTGAACGTGAAGATGCATGTTGGAGAAAAGCTTGTGGCCGTAATAATGGTTGTGAAATTGATTCTTTAGTCTGCAGGCAACGGAACACccagagcaataattttttggcAACTGATTGCCCTATTAACAGTATTCAAAATCCCCCTCCCTTTGACTTTGGAATATATCTACCAGCTCTCAACAATGTTGCTCAATCAGAGAAATTCTTGGAAAAGTTCTTTTATTGCTTTTGGTGGGGACTTCAAAATTTAAG TTCTCTTGGACAAAACCTCAAGACAAGCACTTTCATATGGGAGAATTTGTTTGCAATTTTTGTTTCCACCTCGGGTTTGGTTCTGTTTGCACTTCTGATAGGAAACATGCAG ACGTATTTGCAATCTACCACTTTGAGAATAGAAGAGATGAGACTGAAAAGGAGAGATGCAGAACAATGGATGTCACATCGGTTGCTTCCTGAGAATCTAAGAGAGCGAATACGCCGTCATGAGCAATACAAATGGCAAGAAACAAGAGGGGTAGATGAAGAGTGCCTTATTTACAACCTTCCTAAAGACCTTCGAAGAGATATAAAGCGCCACCTCTGCATAGCACTTCTCAAGCGG GTTCCAATGTTTGAGATAATGGACGATCAACTGATGGACGCCATGTCAGCCCGCCTCAAACCAGTTCTCTTCACTGAAAACAGTTGCATTGTCCGCGAAGGAGACCCAGTCAATGAAATGCTATTCGTCATGCGTGGAAAGCTAGAGAGCACAACCACAAATGGCGGGAGAACTGGCTTCTTCAATTCAGACATCCTCAAGGCCGGAGACTTTTGTGGAGATGAGCTTCTCACCTGGGCTCTCGACCCCAACATCCACACCAGCCTCCCAATATCCACCAGGACAGTAAAAACGCTCACTGATGTCGAAGCCTTTGCCCTGTTAGCCGACGATCTGAAATTTGTTGCTTCCCAATTCAGAAGGCTACACAGCAAGAAGCTGCAGCATACGTTTAAATTCCATTCACAGCAGTGGAGGACATGGGCTGCTTGTTTCATACAGGTAGCTTGGCGCAGATACGCAAAAAAGAAGCTCGAGGACGCTCTACATGAAAAGGAGAAGTTGCTGCAATCAGTAATGGTGAGTGATGGTGCTTACTCATCAAGTCTTGGTGCTGCATTATACGCTTCGAGGTTTGCTGCCAACATGCTGCGGGGATTGCGACGAAATACGAGTAAAGCTCGTCCCATGATGTTTATTCCAAAGCCAGCGGAGCCAGATTTTTCTGTGGAAGAACATTAG
- the LOC121981953 gene encoding cyclic nucleotide-gated ion channel 1-like isoform X2, with protein MMILIIMPKLEGIELLNATHALMRIVVLQYIPRLLRIRPLYLEFTRSAGIITETAWAGAAFNLFLYMLASHVLGASWYLLSIEREDACWRKACGRNNGCEIDSLVCRQRNTQSNNFLATDCPINSIQNPPPFDFGIYLPALNNVAQSEKFLEKFFYCFWWGLQNLSSLGQNLKTSTFIWENLFAIFVSTSGLVLFALLIGNMQTYLQSTTLRIEEMRLKRRDAEQWMSHRLLPENLRERIRRHEQYKWQETRGVDEECLIYNLPKDLRRDIKRHLCIALLKRVPMFEIMDDQLMDAMSARLKPVLFTENSCIVREGDPVNEMLFVMRGKLESTTTNGGRTGFFNSDILKAGDFCGDELLTWALDPNIHTSLPISTRTVKTLTDVEAFALLADDLKFVASQFRRLHSKKLQHTFKFHSQQWRTWAACFIQVAWRRYAKKKLEDALHEKEKLLQSVMVSDGAYSSSLGAALYASRFAANMLRGLRRNTSKARPMMFIPKPAEPDFSVEEH; from the exons ATGATGATCCTGATCATAATGCCCAAGCTTGAAGGAATAGAACTCCTGAATGCCACACATGCATTAATGCGTATAGTTGTATTACAATATATTCCACGACTTCTTAGGATCAGGCCATTGTATCTTGAATTCACTAGGTCTGCTGGTATAATTACAGAGACAGCATGGGCTGGAGCTGCTTTTAACCTTTTCCTTTATATGCTTGCAAGCCAT gTCCTGGGAGCTTCATGGTATTTGCTTTCTATTGAACGTGAAGATGCATGTTGGAGAAAAGCTTGTGGCCGTAATAATGGTTGTGAAATTGATTCTTTAGTCTGCAGGCAACGGAACACccagagcaataattttttggcAACTGATTGCCCTATTAACAGTATTCAAAATCCCCCTCCCTTTGACTTTGGAATATATCTACCAGCTCTCAACAATGTTGCTCAATCAGAGAAATTCTTGGAAAAGTTCTTTTATTGCTTTTGGTGGGGACTTCAAAATTTAAG TTCTCTTGGACAAAACCTCAAGACAAGCACTTTCATATGGGAGAATTTGTTTGCAATTTTTGTTTCCACCTCGGGTTTGGTTCTGTTTGCACTTCTGATAGGAAACATGCAG ACGTATTTGCAATCTACCACTTTGAGAATAGAAGAGATGAGACTGAAAAGGAGAGATGCAGAACAATGGATGTCACATCGGTTGCTTCCTGAGAATCTAAGAGAGCGAATACGCCGTCATGAGCAATACAAATGGCAAGAAACAAGAGGGGTAGATGAAGAGTGCCTTATTTACAACCTTCCTAAAGACCTTCGAAGAGATATAAAGCGCCACCTCTGCATAGCACTTCTCAAGCGG GTTCCAATGTTTGAGATAATGGACGATCAACTGATGGACGCCATGTCAGCCCGCCTCAAACCAGTTCTCTTCACTGAAAACAGTTGCATTGTCCGCGAAGGAGACCCAGTCAATGAAATGCTATTCGTCATGCGTGGAAAGCTAGAGAGCACAACCACAAATGGCGGGAGAACTGGCTTCTTCAATTCAGACATCCTCAAGGCCGGAGACTTTTGTGGAGATGAGCTTCTCACCTGGGCTCTCGACCCCAACATCCACACCAGCCTCCCAATATCCACCAGGACAGTAAAAACGCTCACTGATGTCGAAGCCTTTGCCCTGTTAGCCGACGATCTGAAATTTGTTGCTTCCCAATTCAGAAGGCTACACAGCAAGAAGCTGCAGCATACGTTTAAATTCCATTCACAGCAGTGGAGGACATGGGCTGCTTGTTTCATACAGGTAGCTTGGCGCAGATACGCAAAAAAGAAGCTCGAGGACGCTCTACATGAAAAGGAGAAGTTGCTGCAATCAGTAATGGTGAGTGATGGTGCTTACTCATCAAGTCTTGGTGCTGCATTATACGCTTCGAGGTTTGCTGCCAACATGCTGCGGGGATTGCGACGAAATACGAGTAAAGCTCGTCCCATGATGTTTATTCCAAAGCCAGCGGAGCCAGATTTTTCTGTGGAAGAACATTAG